A genomic window from Streptomyces sp. 846.5 includes:
- a CDS encoding SPFH domain-containing protein, whose product MADINKRFGLRHLRAAPTSHIRHLRRGQIAHEGAGIAFWFRPLVAALSEVPVDDRELAMLFHGRTADFQDVTVQATVTFRITDPAAAATRLDFGIDPDTGVWRAAPLEQIGSLLTETAQQHALHLLARTALAEALVDGVASVRARMAEGLAAEPRLAETGLEVIAVRVVALRPEPEVERALRTPAREQIQQEADRATFERRAVAVENERAISENELESRIELARREEQLVAQQGANARRLAEEESAAAAVRTESEAARRTTLATAEAEAVRTIGAATAAAEADRLGAHQQVDPAVLHALALIELAGNLPKVNQLTLTPDLLTDLLGRLAR is encoded by the coding sequence ATGGCCGACATCAACAAGCGCTTCGGGCTGCGACACCTGCGCGCCGCACCCACCTCGCACATCCGCCACCTGCGCCGCGGCCAGATCGCCCACGAGGGCGCCGGGATCGCCTTCTGGTTCCGGCCGCTGGTCGCTGCGCTCTCCGAAGTGCCAGTAGACGACCGCGAGTTGGCCATGCTGTTCCACGGCCGCACCGCCGACTTCCAGGACGTGACCGTGCAGGCCACGGTCACCTTCCGGATCACCGACCCGGCAGCAGCAGCCACCCGGCTCGACTTCGGCATCGACCCGGACACCGGGGTGTGGCGCGCCGCGCCGCTGGAGCAGATCGGCTCGCTGCTCACCGAGACCGCCCAGCAGCACGCCCTGCACCTGCTCGCCCGCACCGCGCTGGCCGAGGCACTTGTCGACGGCGTCGCCTCGGTACGGGCCCGGATGGCCGAGGGCCTGGCCGCCGAACCCCGGCTGGCCGAGACCGGCCTTGAGGTCATCGCGGTACGGGTGGTCGCGCTGCGGCCCGAGCCCGAGGTCGAGCGGGCCCTGCGCACACCCGCCCGCGAGCAGATCCAGCAGGAGGCGGACCGGGCGACCTTTGAGCGCCGCGCCGTCGCCGTCGAGAACGAGCGCGCCATCTCCGAGAACGAACTGGAGAGCAGGATCGAACTCGCCCGCCGTGAGGAGCAGTTGGTCGCCCAGCAGGGTGCCAACGCCCGCCGGCTGGCCGAGGAGGAGTCCGCCGCGGCGGCCGTCCGCACCGAGTCCGAGGCAGCGCGGCGGACCACCCTGGCCACCGCGGAGGCCGAGGCGGTACGCACCATCGGCGCCGCCACCGCCGCCGCCGAGGCGGACCGGCTCGGCGCGCACCAGCAGGTCGACCCGGCCGTGCTGCACGCGCTGGCGCTGATCGAGCTGGCCGGGAACCTGCCCAAGGTGAACCAACTGACGCTCACCCCGGACCTGCTGACCGACCTGCTGGGCAGGCTGGCGCGATGA
- a CDS encoding NAD(+)/NADH kinase: MSLAPRAVLVHRRTEYQELIDRHSTRGQAEFFLRTRGREIGEVERRHQLAEAALTEVAGAVPADWRHARVERTDLSRFLFAPDDVVVVVGQDGLVANAAKYLEGQPVLGIDAEPGRNPGVLVRHRASDAAKLLRAAVEPGVEARLDQRTMVEAVADDTQRLLALNEIYLGQPGHQTARYRLRAGSAPEQQQDEPQASSGVLVGTGTGATGWCRSAWLERHSSLRLPAPDDPALAWFVREAWPSPTTGTDQVQGLLGADQRLSLTVESDRLVAFGDGIEADALELTWGQVVQVGVATTRLRLLG, encoded by the coding sequence ATGAGCCTGGCCCCGCGCGCCGTCCTGGTCCACCGACGCACCGAGTACCAGGAGTTGATCGACCGTCACAGTACGCGTGGCCAGGCCGAGTTCTTCCTGCGCACCCGGGGTCGGGAGATCGGCGAGGTCGAGCGGCGGCACCAACTGGCTGAAGCCGCCCTCACCGAGGTCGCCGGGGCGGTCCCGGCGGACTGGCGGCACGCCCGAGTGGAGCGCACGGACCTGTCCCGTTTCCTGTTCGCGCCCGACGACGTGGTGGTCGTCGTCGGCCAGGACGGGCTGGTCGCCAACGCCGCCAAGTACCTCGAAGGACAGCCGGTGCTGGGCATCGACGCCGAACCCGGCCGCAACCCCGGCGTCCTGGTCCGGCACCGGGCCTCCGACGCCGCCAAGCTGCTGCGGGCCGCGGTGGAACCGGGGGTCGAGGCGCGACTGGACCAGCGCACCATGGTGGAGGCGGTCGCCGACGACACCCAGCGGCTGCTGGCCCTCAACGAGATCTACCTGGGCCAGCCCGGACACCAGACCGCCCGCTACCGCCTCCGGGCCGGGAGCGCGCCCGAGCAGCAGCAGGACGAGCCGCAGGCCAGTTCCGGCGTCCTGGTCGGCACCGGCACCGGGGCCACCGGCTGGTGCCGCTCCGCCTGGCTGGAGCGGCACAGCTCGCTCCGGCTGCCGGCACCCGACGACCCCGCGCTGGCCTGGTTCGTCCGCGAGGCATGGCCCTCGCCCACCACCGGAACCGACCAGGTCCAGGGCCTGCTCGGCGCGGACCAGAGGCTCTCCCTCACGGTGGAGTCCGACCGCCTGGTCGCCTTCGGCGACGGAATCGAGGCCGACGCCCTGGAGCTGACCTGGGGCCAGGTCGTCCAGGTCGGCGTCGCCACGACCCGGCTGCGGCTGCTCGGCTGA
- a CDS encoding helix-turn-helix transcriptional regulator: MCRPGWAHARAEAQRLSDLARLRRVRDRIDREYAEPLDVEALARGVHMSAGHLSRQFRLAYGEPPYAYLMTRRIERAMALLRRGDLSVTEVCFAVGCSSLGTFSTRFTELVGLPPSAYQRREAGVTAGMPSCLAKQVTRPVRNREAQVAELQPA; encoded by the coding sequence ATGTGCCGTCCCGGATGGGCGCACGCACGTGCCGAGGCCCAGCGCCTGAGCGATCTCGCGCGGTTGCGCCGGGTCCGTGACCGGATCGACCGTGAGTACGCGGAGCCGCTGGACGTCGAGGCGCTCGCCCGGGGCGTGCACATGTCGGCCGGGCACCTCAGCCGCCAGTTCCGGCTGGCGTACGGCGAGCCGCCGTACGCCTATCTGATGACGCGTCGGATCGAGCGCGCGATGGCGCTGCTGCGCCGTGGCGACCTCAGTGTCACCGAGGTCTGCTTCGCGGTCGGCTGCTCGTCGCTGGGCACCTTCAGCACCCGCTTCACCGAACTGGTCGGCCTGCCGCCCAGCGCCTACCAGCGCCGCGAGGCGGGCGTCACGGCGGGGATGCCGTCGTGCCTGGCGAAGCAGGTGACCCGGCCGGTCAGGAACCGGGAGGCGCAGGTCGCCGAGCTGCAACCGGCGTGA
- a CDS encoding VOC family protein, whose product MDITIHTSVLPHDDPDASVAFYRDVLGFEVRSDVGQGRMRWITVGPVGQPSTSILLAPPAVDPGITEDERRTIAEMMAKGTYGWILLATRDLDGTFEKVQAGDAEVVQEPTEQPYGIRDCAFRDPAGNLVRIQELR is encoded by the coding sequence ATGGATATCACCATTCACACCAGCGTCCTTCCGCACGACGACCCGGACGCGTCCGTGGCCTTCTACCGCGACGTCCTCGGCTTCGAGGTCCGCAGCGACGTCGGACAGGGCAGGATGCGCTGGATCACGGTCGGCCCCGTGGGCCAGCCCAGCACGTCCATCCTGCTGGCGCCGCCGGCCGTCGACCCGGGGATCACCGAGGACGAGCGCCGCACCATCGCCGAGATGATGGCCAAGGGCACCTACGGCTGGATCCTGCTGGCCACCCGGGACCTCGACGGCACCTTCGAGAAGGTGCAGGCCGGTGACGCCGAGGTGGTCCAGGAGCCGACCGAGCAGCCGTACGGCATCCGGGACTGCGCCTTCCGCGATCCGGCGGGCAACCTGGTCCGCATCCAGGAGCTTCGCTGA
- a CDS encoding ricin-type beta-trefoil lectin domain protein: protein MTGTHARTPRSPRRGLSLLRFLRRTRAGVLLATVALVAAYMTFPGTANAVTVPGAPSGWSTVFSDSFAGASGSAPSSSNWIYDTGPGSNFGTGEIETMTNSTSNVHLDGNGHLNITAINNGGSWTSGRIQTPSANVGAPAGGKLEVTASIQQPNPGSGLGYWPAFWMLGPGQWPENGEIDIMEDVNALSQVAGTIHCGTYPGGVCNEGNGIGSGLRACSGCQTGYHTYSMILDRTNTSAETITWYLDGNQYFSVSESQVGASTWQAAFDHNLSIIFDLAIGGGFPNGVCGCTTPTSSTSSGATMSVGYVAAYTTTGSSGGGGTTGSAVTGYGGLCLDDRSASTANFNPIQVYTCNGSTAQQWTYVQAGTTLHVLGKCLDINGGGTANGTVVDLYDCNNTGAQVWVHESNGSYYNPQSNKCLDDTGWSTTAGTQAEIWDCTGGANQQWTGPS from the coding sequence ATGACCGGTACACATGCACGAACCCCGCGCTCCCCACGGCGCGGGCTCTCTCTCCTGCGGTTCCTGCGCCGGACCCGCGCCGGGGTGCTGCTGGCGACGGTCGCGCTGGTCGCGGCGTACATGACCTTCCCCGGTACCGCCAACGCGGTCACCGTGCCGGGGGCGCCGTCGGGTTGGTCGACGGTGTTCAGTGACAGCTTCGCCGGTGCGTCCGGCAGCGCGCCGTCGTCGTCGAACTGGATCTACGACACCGGTCCCGGGTCGAACTTCGGGACCGGCGAGATCGAGACCATGACCAACTCGACCAGCAACGTCCACCTCGACGGCAACGGCCACCTGAACATCACCGCGATCAACAACGGCGGCAGCTGGACCTCGGGACGGATCCAGACGCCGAGTGCCAACGTCGGCGCGCCGGCCGGGGGCAAGCTGGAGGTCACCGCGTCGATCCAGCAGCCGAACCCGGGCAGCGGCCTCGGCTACTGGCCCGCGTTCTGGATGCTGGGCCCGGGCCAGTGGCCCGAGAACGGCGAGATCGACATCATGGAGGACGTCAACGCCCTGTCCCAGGTGGCCGGGACGATCCACTGCGGCACCTACCCCGGCGGCGTGTGCAACGAGGGCAACGGCATCGGCAGCGGGCTGCGCGCCTGCTCCGGCTGCCAGACCGGGTACCACACCTACTCGATGATCCTCGACCGGACCAACACCTCGGCAGAGACCATCACCTGGTACCTCGACGGAAACCAGTACTTCAGCGTGAGTGAGAGTCAGGTCGGCGCCAGCACCTGGCAGGCAGCCTTCGACCACAACCTGTCGATCATCTTCGACCTGGCCATCGGCGGCGGATTCCCCAACGGCGTCTGCGGCTGCACCACGCCGACCTCCTCCACCAGCTCCGGCGCGACCATGAGCGTCGGCTACGTCGCGGCCTACACGACCACCGGCAGCAGCGGGGGCGGCGGCACGACCGGCAGCGCTGTCACCGGCTACGGCGGCCTGTGCCTGGACGACCGTTCCGCCAGCACCGCCAACTTCAACCCGATCCAGGTCTACACCTGCAACGGCAGCACCGCGCAGCAGTGGACCTACGTCCAGGCCGGCACCACCCTGCACGTCCTCGGGAAGTGCCTGGACATCAACGGAGGCGGCACGGCGAACGGCACGGTCGTGGACCTCTACGACTGCAACAACACCGGGGCCCAGGTCTGGGTGCACGAGTCCAACGGGTCCTACTACAACCCGCAGTCCAACAAGTGCCTGGACGACACCGGCTGGTCCACCACGGCAGGCACCCAGGCCGAGATCTGGGACTGCACCGGCGGGGCCAACCAGCAGTGGACGGGCCCGTCCTGA